A genomic stretch from Hoplias malabaricus isolate fHopMal1 chromosome 4, fHopMal1.hap1, whole genome shotgun sequence includes:
- the LOC136694084 gene encoding protein NLRC3-like isoform X2 → MACLDESQCVPMSEDCLQEHPPSLRYLLRERLKKKYQDLETACYVPMKLHVFEGTDERIRTEEVIQGLNGSVHDFLKDEDVIEPEDLFKPCPSTGEEVRTVLMKGISGIGKTTAVKKFVLDWTEGRTYQDITYVLPFSLPELSSVKLEKCSLIQLLNLFFPDLSNIETLKHSKVLFVLDDLSKCRLKLNFWHTTSCSNPAENMSLSALLVNLLRGDLFPEAQILVTSDSADLIPSKYVQRVVEVQGLDDVEWEEYVKRTVGDSSVAARAVIHIKSSITLYFMRSSPVFCQIAAMVLKELMTNASCTELPLTLTELYSHFQLIQLRRRKLQTNTNLMGSVAEEMLQLGKLAWHTLEKGLTVFEDDLNKSDVAPSAAAELSQKWPMFLKEEELTQGNAFHFSHESIQAYLSALYVVMNYEPSKSNVFKRILKVVAECSSQPTKSPHDMLKRAIDKTLSNKEGQFDFFLLFLIGISAGPSHKHLSCFLPDSCPQMSSENIVPYVFKKIKYSSSLNVSLNLIRCLDELNVSYTVSESEGQSPGNVQEDHTPSEWSALAKTLLNSEDQRRIFDFREYVKPDVAFVRLLPVIKASRVLRLCEFKDLSWMLLASALRSPSNIIREIDLEESNLNEKNIYLLSLGWKSANCKVEVLRIPPFNSTFDPLLSALLSNPTHLRELSLSHTFSQANKTMEILVDPRCHLEKLVLLNNVVLTTESFRTLAKALSSSTCRLKELDLSSAGHFYRSESESAVSQLSQGLSDPCCQIRVLRLANCHMEHKECAALISAFHANPSHLRELDLSYSTPGFQVFLQLCSLLKDPQFKLETLILVKVNWWRKESIHYTSTHSSTDTLSEVCKALSSVLSLSSLRVLDLSGNYLKDSSVEQLSPGLGHSACKLEILRMARCDITEVGASSLANSLRLNPSHMRELDLSYNPVEGSGFDQLRSLVEDPAYRLEKITGTWNETWN, encoded by the exons ATGGCATGTCTTGATGAGTCCCAGTGTGTTCCAATGAG TGAGGACTGTCTTCAagaacaccccccctctctcagaTATCTTCTGAGAGAAAGATTAAAGAAGAAGTACCAAGATCTTGAAACCGCTTGCTATGTTCCAATGAAACTACATGTATTCGAGGGGACAGATGAAAGAATCAGAACTGAAGAAGTTATACAAGGTCTGAACGGCAGCGTTCATGATTTTCTTAAAGATGAGGATGTAATTGAGCCTGAAGACCTCTTTAAACCATGTCCCAGCACCGGTGAAGAGGTCAGAACTGTTTTGATGAAAGGGATCTCTGGGATTGGTAAAACAACTGCTGTGAAGAAGTTTGTtttagactggacagagggcagAACATACCAGGACATCACTTACGTTTTACCTTTCAGTCTTCCAGAACTGAGCTCAGTGAAGCTGGAGAAATGCAGCCTGATACAGCTTTTGAATTTGTTCTTTCCAGATCTCTCAAACATTGAGACTCTCAAACATTCCAAAGTCCTCTTTGTGCTTGATGATCTGAGCAAGTGTAGACTCAAACTGAACTTCTGGCACACAACATCTTGTAGTAATCCAGCAGAAAATATGTCCTTGAGTGCACTACTGGTAAACCTTCTGAGAGGGGATTTATTTCCAGAAGCCCAGATCTTGGTGACATCAGATTCAGCTGATTTAATCCCTTCCAAATATGTGCAGCGGGTTGTTGAGGTTCAGGGTCTGGATGATGTAGAGTGGGAAGAATATGTCAAAAGAACTGTTGGTGACAGTAGTGTGGCTGCAAGAGCCGTCATCCATATAAAGTCGTCAATTACTCTGTACTTCATGCGTTCATCCCCAGTGTTTTGTCAGATCGCTGCCATGGTTCTAAAAGAACTGATGACAAACGCAAGCTGCACAGAGCTACCACTGACTTTAACAGAGCTGTACTCACATTTCCAGCTCATACAGTTGAGAAGAAGGAAGTTACAGACAAATACAAACCTAATGGGTTCTGTTGCTGAGGAGATGCTGCAGTTAGGCAAACTGGCGTGGCACACACTGGAGAAAGGTTTAACGGTTTTTGAAGATGACCTAAACAAGAGTGATGTAGCCCCATCAGCTGCAGCTGAACTCTCTCAAAAATGGCCCATGTTTTTAAAAGAGGAAGAACTAACTCAAGGAAATGCATTCCACTTTTCACACGAGAGCATTCAGGCATATCTCTCTGCACTGTATGTGGTTATGAATTATGAGCCCAGCAAAAGTAATGTGTTTAAACGTATACTGAAAGTAGTAGCAGAATGTTCATCACAACCAACAAAGTCACCACATGATATGCTAAAAAGGGCCATTGATAAAACACTCAGTAACAAAGAAGGCCAGTTTGatttcttcctcctcttcctaaTTGGAATATCTGCAGGGCCCAGCCACAAGCATTTGTCATGTTTTCTTCCTGATTCCTGTCCACAAATGAGTTCAGAGAACATCGTCCCCTACGTATTCAAGAAAATTAAGTACAGCTCATCTCTGAATGTATCTCTAAATCTTATCCGCTGTCTCGATGAATTGAATGTGTCCTACACTGTGAGTGAAAGTGAAGGCCAGAGCCCAGGGAATGTACAAGAGGACCACACACCCTCAGAGTGGTCTGCTTTGGCAAAAACCTTGCTGAACTCTGAAGATCAGCGGAGAATTTTTGACTTCAGGGAATATGTCAAACCAGACGTGGCTTTTGTGAGGTTATTGCCAGTTATCAAGGCTTCTAGAGTTCTCAG ACTCTGTGAGTTTAAAGACCTGAGCTGGATGTTGCTCGCTTCTGCTCTGAGATCACCATCAAACATCATCAGAGAAATTGATTTAGAAGAAAGCAACTTAAATGAAAAGAACATTTATTTGTTATCTTTAGGTTGGAAAAGTGCCAACTGCAAAGTTGAGGTCCTCAG aataccGCCATTTAATTCTACCTTTGACCCACTACTTTCAGCACTTCTGTCTAATCCAACACACCTTAGAGAGCTGAGTTTAAGCCATACATTTTCTCAAGCAAATAAGACAATGGAAATCTTAGTGGACCCTAGATGTCATCTGGAGAAACTTGT ATTACTTAACAACGTAGTACTCACAACAGAGTCCTTTAGGACCTTGGCCAAAGCTCTCAGCAGCAGTACTTGCCGTCTGAAGGAACTGGACCTGAGTAGCGCTGGCCACTTTTATagaagtgagagtgagagtgcaGTTTCACAGCTGTCTCAGGGGTTAAGTGATCCATGTTGCCAAATTAGGGTTCTGAG GTTAGCCAACTGTCATATGGAACACAAAGAATGTGCTGCTCTGATCTCAGCTTTTCATGCAAACCCTTCTCACCTGAGGGAGTTGGACCTGAGTTACAGCACACCTGGATTTCAAGTTTTTCTGCAGCTTTGCTCTTTGCTGAAGGACCCTCAATttaaactggagacactgatACTTGTTAAAGTAAATTGGTGGCGGAAAGAATCCATACATTACACCTCAACACACAG TTCTACTGACACCTTGAGTGAAGTCTGCAAAGCTCTGTCTTCAGTTCTTAGCTTGTCCAGCCTCAGAGTGCTGGACCTCAGTGGTAACTATCTGAAAGATTCATCAGTGGAGCAACTTTCACCTGGACTGGGCCACTCTGCTTGTAAACTTGAGATTCTTAG AATGGCAAGATGTGACATCACAGAAGTGGGAGCGTCATCGCTGGCTAACTCGTTGCGTTTAAACCCTTCCCACATGCGAGAACTAGACCTTAGCTACAATCCAGTGGAAGGATCTGGCTTTGACCAACTCCGCTCTCTTGTAGAGGATCCAGCCTACAGACTGGAGAAAATAAC AGGGACATGGAATGAGACATGGAATTGA
- the LOC136694084 gene encoding protein NLRC3-like isoform X1, giving the protein MACLDESQCVPMSEDCLQEHPPSLRYLLRERLKKKYQDLETACYVPMKLHVFEGTDERIRTEEVIQGLNGSVHDFLKDEDVIEPEDLFKPCPSTGEEVRTVLMKGISGIGKTTAVKKFVLDWTEGRTYQDITYVLPFSLPELSSVKLEKCSLIQLLNLFFPDLSNIETLKHSKVLFVLDDLSKCRLKLNFWHTTSCSNPAENMSLSALLVNLLRGDLFPEAQILVTSDSADLIPSKYVQRVVEVQGLDDVEWEEYVKRTVGDSSVAARAVIHIKSSITLYFMRSSPVFCQIAAMVLKELMTNASCTELPLTLTELYSHFQLIQLRRRKLQTNTNLMGSVAEEMLQLGKLAWHTLEKGLTVFEDDLNKSDVAPSAAAELSQKWPMFLKEEELTQGNAFHFSHESIQAYLSALYVVMNYEPSKSNVFKRILKVVAECSSQPTKSPHDMLKRAIDKTLSNKEGQFDFFLLFLIGISAGPSHKHLSCFLPDSCPQMSSENIVPYVFKKIKYSSSLNVSLNLIRCLDELNVSYTVSESEGQSPGNVQEDHTPSEWSALAKTLLNSEDQRRIFDFREYVKPDVAFVRLLPVIKASRVLRLCEFKDLSWMLLASALRSPSNIIREIDLEESNLNEKNIYLLSLGWKSANCKVEVLRIPPFNSTFDPLLSALLSNPTHLRELSLSHTFSQANKTMEILVDPRCHLEKLVLLNNVVLTTESFRTLAKALSSSTCRLKELDLSSAGHFYRSESESAVSQLSQGLSDPCCQIRVLRLANCHMEHKECAALISAFHANPSHLRELDLSYSTPGFQVFLQLCSLLKDPQFKLETLILVKVNWWRKESIHYTSTHSSTDTLSEVCKALSSVLSLSSLRVLDLSGNYLKDSSVEQLSPGLGHSACKLEILRMARCDITEVGASSLANSLRLNPSHMRELDLSYNPVEGSGFDQLRSLVEDPAYRLEKITVEGHGMRHGIEKLRQYECTVTLDPNTASKDVKVCKRDKKAWCNHDNKRSPPNHPDRFEMISQVMCREGFTGRHFFQVEWFGTFATIGMAYKDICRKGNFTICQPGYNKKSWAIDVTIPFPLLQTVHNGVKTRLPYDSPWRVGLYLDWPAGSLSFYDITYDQAKLIHTFYAKFTKPLYLIFSISVGISLLPKNPNPVCCHDHDPWSVMRGYKDCKGCRGSKA; this is encoded by the exons ATGGCATGTCTTGATGAGTCCCAGTGTGTTCCAATGAG TGAGGACTGTCTTCAagaacaccccccctctctcagaTATCTTCTGAGAGAAAGATTAAAGAAGAAGTACCAAGATCTTGAAACCGCTTGCTATGTTCCAATGAAACTACATGTATTCGAGGGGACAGATGAAAGAATCAGAACTGAAGAAGTTATACAAGGTCTGAACGGCAGCGTTCATGATTTTCTTAAAGATGAGGATGTAATTGAGCCTGAAGACCTCTTTAAACCATGTCCCAGCACCGGTGAAGAGGTCAGAACTGTTTTGATGAAAGGGATCTCTGGGATTGGTAAAACAACTGCTGTGAAGAAGTTTGTtttagactggacagagggcagAACATACCAGGACATCACTTACGTTTTACCTTTCAGTCTTCCAGAACTGAGCTCAGTGAAGCTGGAGAAATGCAGCCTGATACAGCTTTTGAATTTGTTCTTTCCAGATCTCTCAAACATTGAGACTCTCAAACATTCCAAAGTCCTCTTTGTGCTTGATGATCTGAGCAAGTGTAGACTCAAACTGAACTTCTGGCACACAACATCTTGTAGTAATCCAGCAGAAAATATGTCCTTGAGTGCACTACTGGTAAACCTTCTGAGAGGGGATTTATTTCCAGAAGCCCAGATCTTGGTGACATCAGATTCAGCTGATTTAATCCCTTCCAAATATGTGCAGCGGGTTGTTGAGGTTCAGGGTCTGGATGATGTAGAGTGGGAAGAATATGTCAAAAGAACTGTTGGTGACAGTAGTGTGGCTGCAAGAGCCGTCATCCATATAAAGTCGTCAATTACTCTGTACTTCATGCGTTCATCCCCAGTGTTTTGTCAGATCGCTGCCATGGTTCTAAAAGAACTGATGACAAACGCAAGCTGCACAGAGCTACCACTGACTTTAACAGAGCTGTACTCACATTTCCAGCTCATACAGTTGAGAAGAAGGAAGTTACAGACAAATACAAACCTAATGGGTTCTGTTGCTGAGGAGATGCTGCAGTTAGGCAAACTGGCGTGGCACACACTGGAGAAAGGTTTAACGGTTTTTGAAGATGACCTAAACAAGAGTGATGTAGCCCCATCAGCTGCAGCTGAACTCTCTCAAAAATGGCCCATGTTTTTAAAAGAGGAAGAACTAACTCAAGGAAATGCATTCCACTTTTCACACGAGAGCATTCAGGCATATCTCTCTGCACTGTATGTGGTTATGAATTATGAGCCCAGCAAAAGTAATGTGTTTAAACGTATACTGAAAGTAGTAGCAGAATGTTCATCACAACCAACAAAGTCACCACATGATATGCTAAAAAGGGCCATTGATAAAACACTCAGTAACAAAGAAGGCCAGTTTGatttcttcctcctcttcctaaTTGGAATATCTGCAGGGCCCAGCCACAAGCATTTGTCATGTTTTCTTCCTGATTCCTGTCCACAAATGAGTTCAGAGAACATCGTCCCCTACGTATTCAAGAAAATTAAGTACAGCTCATCTCTGAATGTATCTCTAAATCTTATCCGCTGTCTCGATGAATTGAATGTGTCCTACACTGTGAGTGAAAGTGAAGGCCAGAGCCCAGGGAATGTACAAGAGGACCACACACCCTCAGAGTGGTCTGCTTTGGCAAAAACCTTGCTGAACTCTGAAGATCAGCGGAGAATTTTTGACTTCAGGGAATATGTCAAACCAGACGTGGCTTTTGTGAGGTTATTGCCAGTTATCAAGGCTTCTAGAGTTCTCAG ACTCTGTGAGTTTAAAGACCTGAGCTGGATGTTGCTCGCTTCTGCTCTGAGATCACCATCAAACATCATCAGAGAAATTGATTTAGAAGAAAGCAACTTAAATGAAAAGAACATTTATTTGTTATCTTTAGGTTGGAAAAGTGCCAACTGCAAAGTTGAGGTCCTCAG aataccGCCATTTAATTCTACCTTTGACCCACTACTTTCAGCACTTCTGTCTAATCCAACACACCTTAGAGAGCTGAGTTTAAGCCATACATTTTCTCAAGCAAATAAGACAATGGAAATCTTAGTGGACCCTAGATGTCATCTGGAGAAACTTGT ATTACTTAACAACGTAGTACTCACAACAGAGTCCTTTAGGACCTTGGCCAAAGCTCTCAGCAGCAGTACTTGCCGTCTGAAGGAACTGGACCTGAGTAGCGCTGGCCACTTTTATagaagtgagagtgagagtgcaGTTTCACAGCTGTCTCAGGGGTTAAGTGATCCATGTTGCCAAATTAGGGTTCTGAG GTTAGCCAACTGTCATATGGAACACAAAGAATGTGCTGCTCTGATCTCAGCTTTTCATGCAAACCCTTCTCACCTGAGGGAGTTGGACCTGAGTTACAGCACACCTGGATTTCAAGTTTTTCTGCAGCTTTGCTCTTTGCTGAAGGACCCTCAATttaaactggagacactgatACTTGTTAAAGTAAATTGGTGGCGGAAAGAATCCATACATTACACCTCAACACACAG TTCTACTGACACCTTGAGTGAAGTCTGCAAAGCTCTGTCTTCAGTTCTTAGCTTGTCCAGCCTCAGAGTGCTGGACCTCAGTGGTAACTATCTGAAAGATTCATCAGTGGAGCAACTTTCACCTGGACTGGGCCACTCTGCTTGTAAACTTGAGATTCTTAG AATGGCAAGATGTGACATCACAGAAGTGGGAGCGTCATCGCTGGCTAACTCGTTGCGTTTAAACCCTTCCCACATGCGAGAACTAGACCTTAGCTACAATCCAGTGGAAGGATCTGGCTTTGACCAACTCCGCTCTCTTGTAGAGGATCCAGCCTACAGACTGGAGAAAATAAC TGTAGAGGGACATGGAATGAGACATGGAATTGAAAAGCTTCGGCAAT ATGAATGCACTGTGACATTGGATCCCAATACAGCCTCGAAGGATGTAAAGGTGTGTAAGAGGGACAAAAAAGCATGGTGCAATCATGACAACAAGCGGTCCCCCCCAAACCACCCAGATAGGTTTGAAATGATTTCCCAAGTGATGTGTCGAGAAGGCTTTACTGGTCGCCACTTCTTCCAGGTGGAGTGGTTTGGAACGTTTGCCACTATTGGGATGGCCTATAAGGACATTTGTAGGAAGGGGAACTTTACAATTTGTCAGCCAGGGTACAACAAGAAGTCATGGGCAATTGACGTGACCATACCCTTTCCTTTGCTGCAGACCGTTCATAATGGGGTGAAAACCAGACTTCCTTATGATTCACCCTGGAGAGTTGGGCTATATCTGGACTGGCCAGCAGGCTCTCTGTCTTTCTATGACATCACATATGACCAGGCcaaactcattcacacattttatGCTAAGTTCACCAAGCCACTGTATCTGATTTTCAGCATCTCTGTTGGGATCAGTCTGCTGCCAAAAAACCCAAACCCGGTCTGTTGTCATGATCACGACCCTTGGAGCGTCATGCGAGGTTATAAGGACTGCAAGGGCTGCAGAGGGTCAaaggcatga